AATAAAATCATTAACTGTTTTGACATTTAAATTATGCATTTTTTCAAGACCTGAACTTCCAACTCCTATTACATCTTCTATTGGTTTATTTCAAATTAAAGTTTTATAATTTTCTTTAGTAATAATTGTTATACCATTTGGTTTTTTCATATCACTACCCATTTTTGCAAATAGTTTTGTAAAACTAGCACCAATGCTGCAGGTTAAACCAGTTAATTGATAAACAGCAGCTTGCATTGCTAAACATAAATTATTAACATTGCCATATTTTTTTCAAATTTCTGTTACATCAATAAAACATTCATCTATTCCTAAAACCTCAACTTTATAAGTAAATTCTTCTTTAATTAAATTAAATATATTTTCACTATACTCTTCATATAATTCGCGATTGCCTGTTTTAATTATTAATTCTCCATAAGCTAATTGCTTAGCCATAAAAATAGGCATTCCAGTTTTAATGCCATATTTTCTAGCATCATATGAAGCTGCTACTATAATGCTTCTATCATTATCTCGTGCAACCACAACAGGCTTATTCTTTAAAGTTTTATCATGAGCTTGCTCACAACTTGCAAAAAAAGCATCCATATCAAGATGCAAAATTATTTTTTCTTTCATATAGATGCCTCCTTTTTTAAACAAGGTATTTCCAAGCTTGATTAATAACCTTGTTTAATTCTTCAATCTTTCAATTTTTAGTTTCCATTTTTTTTGTTAAAAACGCTAAATACTCAATATTTTGTTTTTTATTTCCCAAAATAGGTGAATAACCAAGCTTATCTACTGAAAAACCACTACTTTTTGCGTAATTAATAAAATCTTGAATAACTTTTAAATGTGTTGATTTTGAATTAACTTTTCCATTATTATTTAATTTAACTCCAGCTTCAAATTCTGGTTTTATTAGCACAACTCCATTAACTTCTGGTTTTATTAAATTGCTTAAAACTGGCAATATTTTATCTAATGAAATAAAACTAACATCACAGCAAAAAAACTCTATTTCTTTTTCAAAGTCTTCTTTTTTAGCAGATCTAAAATTAAATTTTTGCATATCTTTAACTTGAGTGTTATTTTTTAATTTTAAATCTAATTGATCAGTTCCAACATCAACAGCATAAACAAAGATTGCATTATTTCTTAAACAAACTTCAGTAAAACCTCCAGTTGAAGCTCCAATGTCTAAACAAACTTTATTATCAAGATTAATTTTTCATTCTTTAACTGCTTTTTCTAATTTTAATCCAGCTCTTGAAACAAAAGTACTTTGATTTAATCTGATTTCTATTAAGTCTGCTTCACTAACCATATAGCCTGCTTTAGTAATTAAAATATTGTTAACATAAATTTCTTTTCTATTGACTATATGTTCTTTAGCTTTACTTCTTGTAGAAACTAATTGTTTCTCTACAAGAATTTCATCAATTCTTTTTTTCATTTTTAATTAAATTCTTCTATTTTGTTGTCTTCTAAAACTTTGCTAATAGTACCTTTGTATTCAGTTAATTTTTCTTTTGCTAATTGAATTCTCTTAATATTTTCTTCAAAAATTTTCATTGCATCTTCCATTGAAATATCACTTGATGATAATTTTAATGTCTCTTCTTTTAGTTCTGCAATTAATTGATCATATGTTTTATTTTCCATGTTTTTTAACTCCTTTAATAATAGTTTCTAATTCTCCATCTTTTAATATTAAATTAACTTCTTGATTTAATATTATGTCTTTAACTGATGTTATAAGTCTTTTGTTTTTGTCTAAAATTAAACCAAATCCTTTTTCCATTGGTTTTTTAGGATCTAATAAAACATTTTTTGACTCAATGTTCTCAATAAACATTTCATTTTTATTTATTATATTTTTTATATTATTTTGAAAACTTTGTTCGATATAATTTAAATCTAAAACTTGAACATTAGCTTTATTATTTATTTTCATAACATTTTGCTTCATAAAATCTTGAATTATATTGTAATGATTATCATAAACGCTTTTAAATAGTCTTATTTGATTTTCATAATTATAATTTAATTCTTTTAACAATTCATCTTTGCTTATTGATGCTAATTCAGCAGCAGCTGTTGGAGTTGCTGCTCTTAAATCAGCTACATAGTCACTTAAGGTAATATCAGGTTCATGTCCTACAGCACTAATTACTGGAATGTTAGAATCAACTATTGCTTTTAAAACTTCCATTTCGTTAAAAGTTCATAAGTCCTCATAACTTCCACCACCACGTCCTACAATAAGAACATCTAGTTTTGGTGAAAATAAATTTGCCTGTTTAATTTTTTTAGCAATATCAAATTTAGCATTTTCACCTTGAACCATAGTTGGGAATAAATAAATATTGACTGAAGGCATTCTTCTTTTTAAAGTTGTTATTAAATCTTGAATTGCGGCTCCAGAATCAGTAGTTACTAATCCAATATTTTTTGCAAATCTGTTAATTGGTTTTTTAATTGATGCATCAGTTCAACCTAATGTTTTAATTTCTTTTAAACGTTCTTCAAAAATTACTTGAAGATCACCTTTACCTTCAACACTAACATCAACAGCTTCAAAACTTACCCTTCCGCTAGGAACATAATAAGTTATTCTTCCAAAACATGTTATTTCCATTCCTTCTGATACTTTTAAATTAGTTAGTTTATGCGCGTTACTTTTCCAAATCATTGCACTAATAGTACTTTGATTGTCTTTTAAAGAAAAATATACATGTCCAGATTTGTTAAAAGTTAGATTACTCACTTCTCCTCTGACATATATATTTTTAAAATAATTACTACCTTCAATTGCTTCTTTAAATATCTGACTTATTTCAGCAACTGAAAATATTTTGTTTTCCATTATATTTTTATTATCTTATCTAAACACGCATTTACAAATTTATAATCAAAATCTGGAAGGTTTTCTTTTACTAATTTAACAAGTTCATTAATGCTTACAGCTTTAGGAGTTGGTGTAAAAATAATTTCATAAGCTCCTACAACTAAAATTGATTGAACATAAGTTGGTATTCTTTCTCATTTTCAAGAAGCACTTAAATGTTTCTTAATTTCTTTTTTAAGATCAGAAAGTTTTTCAGCGATATTATTAGCTATTAATGTTGTTTCAACATCAAGTTTTTCTTGAATCTCATCTAAAATATCTTGTTTAATATAATTTGTATCATTATTCATTAATAAGTATCTATAAAACATTTGTACTAAATAAGCACGTCTTTTTGTTAAGCTTATTTTTTGTTCACTCATAATATCACCTTCCTTTTTCTATTAATTATTATCTCATATTTTATTTTACTTTTTTAGTAAATTTTTTATTAATTAAATTATCAATCTCTTCTTTATATGGAGGTTTATCTTCAACATAAGGAGTTTCTAAAATTTTAGGAACTTTTATATAATCATCATCTCATAAAACACTTAAAAGATTATCAAAACCAATAAAACCATATCCAATGTTTTCATGTCTATCTTTATGAGCTAATAAAGGGTTTTTTGAATCATTTAAATGAAAACAAACTACTTTTTCTTTTGTAATTGTATTTTCTATTTCTTTTTTAATTGAATTTCAATCATTAAAGTCATATCCTGCATCATGCATATGACATGTGTCCAAACAAACAGCAACTTTGCTAGGTTCATTAACATTGTCTAAAACATACTTAAAATCTTTTAATGTTAATCCTACTTCTGTTCCTTTTCCTGACATTGTTTCTAAAGCAATAATTACATTTTTTTGTACAGATGCTACAGCATTAAGTCCCTTAATTAATGCATTTAATGCATCAATATATTCTCCTTTTAATCTAGCCCCTGGATGTAAAACCAAAATATTAACTCCCAAATCTTCACATCTTTGAATTTCTTGTTTTAAAAAGTCAACTCCAAAGTCTCATGTAGTTTGATTGACAGGGTTAGAAATATTAATAATATAAGGTGCATGAACAATAATATTTCTTTTCTCAATGTTATTTTGCGCCAAAATTTTATTGAACTCTTCTATATGTAATTTATCAGTTTGTGTTCTTTTTGAATTTTGTGGTGGGCCTGTGTAAATCATTAAAGTATTTGCACCATAACTTAAAGCCTCATTTACACTTCCAATTAAATATTCTCCATGTTTATTTGCCTTGCTCATTCCTACATGACTACCTAATATTGGTTTTTCCATATTATTCTCCTTTAAAATATTCTAGTGCTTTTTGCTTATCATCATTCAATAAACATTTTAGTTCATCAAGATCTTTAACTTTAATACTTTCACGTATAAATTCTACTAATTCAATTTCAACACCTCAACCATATATATCTTGATTAAAATTTATTATATGGGTTTCAAATACATTAATTCCATTTTTATTGGTTCAATAAGCGCTAATACTTGGGTATTTTTTATCATCATTAGGTAATTTTACTGTAGTTATATAAACTGCTTCTTTTAATACAAGTTCATTGTTAATTACAATATTAGCTGTTGGATAGTTGATTGTTCTTCCTATATGGTTTCCATGTTCTATGAAACCTTTAAAACCAAAATTAAAACCATTTAATTTTTGATATTCTTTAACTTTTCCATTTTTTAACAATTCTTCTAATTTGTTAATATTTAAATTTAGTTTTTGATCATAATTTAATATTTCAATATCTTCAAAGTTTTCTTTAATTTTCAATAAATCTTTATTGTTATCAAAAACAAAAGCTTTTGTTATATTTAAATCTTGTTTAATTCTTGAGTAATCATACTCTTCATTAAATGAATGTCATAAAACTAGTTCACAGTTTAATTCCTTTGCTTTTTGTTCTATTCCTTTGCTTGAGATTATATGATTAAAATTGTTTAATTCTTTTTGCACTAAAATTAAATCATTATTTGTCTTTTTAGCTAATGCAATAAGTTTATTTTCATTTTCATCTCATTTATCAAAATCTGCAAAAATAGCAGCATTTTTTGGCATGTTATAAAGCATCATCAACATCTCATTATAGTGTACTGTCATATTTTTCTCCTTTTTTAATTACTTTATGATAATTATAGTCTTTAAATATAAATATTCTAATTGATTTTCGTTATTTTTAATCTATTTTACTTTATAATATTTAATTGTGAAAAGGAGATTATATGGCAGAACAAAATAAAACTAAATCAAAAGTAAAAATTGTTAAACCTCTTAAAAAAGAAGTTAAACAGACAAAAGAACTGCTTTCTGATTTGAACAGCAAAATTAATAATCAACAAGTCTCTGAAAAAGAAAAAAGACAGACTTTGATTAAAACACATAAAAAGATTACTAATCTTTTATTACAAACTATTCCTTACTTGTTATTTTTATTTATATTAGATGTTGCAATGTTATCGGTTATTACAATTTTATTTATTTTATCATCATTTGTGATAAATGAAGGAACTGGACAAAATGTTGTTAGATATGCTATGCTTATAATTTCAGCATTAATGCTTGCAAAATTTACTTATATGAATTGATTTTCAAAAAACTTGTATTTTAAAAAAATAGTCGTTTTTAAATATAAATCTAAAGTAGATAAGCAAAAATTTAGAGCAGTTAGAGAAATTTCATTTACACCTATTTGATTTTTAATCTTCTTTGTTGCATCAAACTTCTACATTACTATTTTAATGAACTTTGAAATTCAACGTTATTTTGTTTCAACAAATGATAATAAAGTTCTTATCTGAGCTATTTTAAGAACCACTATAGACATGATGCTTCTTCCATCATTTTTGAACTCATTTAATAAAATTGCTGCTAACTCTAAAGCAGTTGATGCAAACTATGTAAAATTAATTAAAGATCAGTATTTCTCAAATAAGTCTTTATTTGAAGATGTTGAATTTGAAGATAACTATTTAAACTTAAAATTTAGTAAAAATAACTTAACTTCAAAAAATGGTTTATTTATTTTAGTTAATAAAGATGATTTAACTAGACCTGATCAAGGTAGAATGGTTGAAATTAATGGTGAAATTCTTGACCGGTATAAAGAAATTTGAGAAAGTTATGTTGACTTACTTGAAAATAGAATGAAAGCAAAATTTAATAAAGCCACAGTTCATAAATTATTTTGATTAGAAAGAATTTATGATACTGTTTTCTTGGATTTATTTGAAATTTAAATTTTATATTAAAAGACCTTATGTATTTCATAAGGTCTTATTTTTTATCATCAATTATTTTTTCATTATAAACCACTTGAAATTCATTAATTGCTATTTTTTCTTTAATAGGTAAAACTTGATTTAAATATTTTTGTGAAGATTTTCTTCCTGTCATTATTGCATTATAAATAACTCAACCTAAAATAGGAATAAATCATAATAATCTTAATCATCCAGCTGTTTTACTATCAATTTTGTTAACTTGTTTATAAAGTTCTTTATTTTTTTCTTTTAGTTGCGCATTTTGTTTAACTAATTCTTCAATAGTTAAATCAAGATTTCTTTTCAATATTTGTTCACTCATAGTTTTCTCCCGTTTATTTAGTTAAATTTCTTATAATAAATTTTAACATAAAACCTTTAACCTATTTGATATAATAAATTTATTGTGGAAGGATTTGATTAAAATGTTAGGAATTTTTATAGCTTCAATATTTGGTTATTTATTGGGTAGTGTTCTTTGATCAGTACCAATTACTAGATGAGTTAAAGGCGTTAGTATTTATGAGGTAGGATCAAATAATCCTGGTGCAACAAACACAGTTAGAATTTTAGGCAAAAGATGAGGTTTAGCTGTTGCTTTACTTGATGGTTTTAAAGTTTTAATAACAGCAGCATTTGCAGTAGGATTATCAATGATTCCAAATGAACTTTTTAGTAAAACTAGTTACTTTATTCCATGTATTTTTGTTCTTATTGGACATTGTTGACCAATTTGATATAAATTTAAGGGTGGAAAAGCTGTTAGTTGCTTCTTAGGGTTATTAGTTGTAGTTAATTACTTATACTTTTTGATATTCTTTATAGTTTGATGAATTTTTGCTTTTAAATATCGTAAAGTTAGTTTATCTTCAATTATTGGAACTGTAACAATATTATTGCTAATGTGAATACCTTGAACTTATGGTGTATCACACTACAGTATATTTAATGGTTATGATTCTTTCATTGGTGCTTGAGATAATAACATAGTATTTAGTTTTTATAACTACTTGCATAAGTTTTCTTCAGAAATTCATCAGCAAAACTTTGCTGATGGTATGTTAACAGGTCAAATTGTAATTATAATAGGAATGGTAATTTTAGTTATACGACATAAAACAAATATAATTAAACTGAAAAATAAAACAGAAGAACCAATTTATCCAAAAAAAGAAAAAAATAATAAAAAGGGAATGCATTCTTAATTGAATGAGTTTCCTTTTTTTAAAAAGATAAGAAAGTTATAAAAATTTTAAATTTAGCTTATAAAATAAAATTTGGAAAAAATAAATTAACTTACAATAAAGTAAAAGTAATTGATATAATAAAATTAGTATTGGAATCAATCGAATTTAAAATTTTAAACATAATTTTGATATTTGTTCATAATTTTATCTATTTGATCAGTATTATAGAAAGTAGACGATGAAAATGAACAAAGTTATATCAGTTAAAGTGTCTGACATTGCTCCATTTGGTGCTTTTGCAATTTTCGAATTAGACGGTAAACAATACAAAGGTTTAATTCACATTAGTGAAATTGCTAACACATTCGTTAACGATATTAATGATTTTGTTAAGATTGGTCAAGACGTTGAAGTTCTAATTTTAGAATTAAACGATGAAAAAGCTCAAGCAAAATTATCAATTAAAAAAGTTAACGCTTAATTTTTAAAAAAAAATTAATATTCAAAAAGAGAAAATTATTTTCTCTTTTTTTATTTTTAATATAAATCTCTTTAAAAAATTAATATATAATAAATAAAATAAATTATAAATAAAAAAACTTATACATGGCAGCATAATGGGTTGTCGACCTGCCTTTGGACCTATCCTTAGACTATAAGAGTGAGGTTTTTTTAATAAAAAAACCTCTTTTTTATTTTAAAAGGAGACAAAAATGAAAAACACTCAAATTTTAATTTTAGATTTTGGAAGCCAATATACTCAGTTATT
This window of the Mesoplasma chauliocola genome carries:
- a CDS encoding transcription antitermination protein NusB, encoding MSEQKISLTKRRAYLVQMFYRYLLMNNDTNYIKQDILDEIQEKLDVETTLIANNIAEKLSDLKKEIKKHLSASWKWERIPTYVQSILVVGAYEIIFTPTPKAVSINELVKLVKENLPDFDYKFVNACLDKIIKI
- the xseA gene encoding exodeoxyribonuclease VII large subunit, with product MENKIFSVAEISQIFKEAIEGSNYFKNIYVRGEVSNLTFNKSGHVYFSLKDNQSTISAMIWKSNAHKLTNLKVSEGMEITCFGRITYYVPSGRVSFEAVDVSVEGKGDLQVIFEERLKEIKTLGWTDASIKKPINRFAKNIGLVTTDSGAAIQDLITTLKRRMPSVNIYLFPTMVQGENAKFDIAKKIKQANLFSPKLDVLIVGRGGGSYEDLWTFNEMEVLKAIVDSNIPVISAVGHEPDITLSDYVADLRAATPTAAAELASISKDELLKELNYNYENQIRLFKSVYDNHYNIIQDFMKQNVMKINNKANVQVLDLNYIEQSFQNNIKNIINKNEMFIENIESKNVLLDPKKPMEKGFGLILDKNKRLITSVKDIILNQEVNLILKDGELETIIKGVKKHGK
- the xseB gene encoding exodeoxyribonuclease VII small subunit, which gives rise to MENKTYDQLIAELKEETLKLSSSDISMEDAMKIFEENIKRIQLAKEKLTEYKGTISKVLEDNKIEEFN
- a CDS encoding riboflavin kinase, whose amino-acid sequence is MTVHYNEMLMMLYNMPKNAAIFADFDKWDENENKLIALAKKTNNDLILVQKELNNFNHIISSKGIEQKAKELNCELVLWHSFNEEYDYSRIKQDLNITKAFVFDNNKDLLKIKENFEDIEILNYDQKLNLNINKLEELLKNGKVKEYQKLNGFNFGFKGFIEHGNHIGRTINYPTANIVINNELVLKEAVYITTVKLPNDDKKYPSISAYWTNKNGINVFETHIINFNQDIYGWGVEIELVEFIRESIKVKDLDELKCLLNDDKQKALEYFKGE
- a CDS encoding TlyA family RNA methyltransferase; this translates as MKKRIDEILVEKQLVSTRSKAKEHIVNRKEIYVNNILITKAGYMVSEADLIEIRLNQSTFVSRAGLKLEKAVKEWKINLDNKVCLDIGASTGGFTEVCLRNNAIFVYAVDVGTDQLDLKLKNNTQVKDMQKFNFRSAKKEDFEKEIEFFCCDVSFISLDKILPVLSNLIKPEVNGVVLIKPEFEAGVKLNNNGKVNSKSTHLKVIQDFINYAKSSGFSVDKLGYSPILGNKKQNIEYLAFLTKKMETKNWKIEELNKVINQAWKYLV
- a CDS encoding Y-family DNA polymerase translates to MKEKIILHLDMDAFFASCEQAHDKTLKNKPVVVARDNDRSIIVAASYDARKYGIKTGMPIFMAKQLAYGELIIKTGNRELYEEYSENIFNLIKEEFTYKVEVLGIDECFIDVTEIWKKYGNVNNLCLAMQAAVYQLTGLTCSIGASFTKLFAKMGSDMKKPNGITIITKENYKTLIWNKPIEDVIGVGSSGLEKMHNLNVKTVNDFIKLDEKVITEKFGLVGYKLFEKLNGINNNKINYWDNSLKSVSKEKTFDNKNVSIEEIEEILFNLTQKVVKKLQENQTLAKTVQLSIKFYNTDINFEKKEHKKRKSYSESFIEYTDNLEKIYSKVKTLLDDIYDGEKISLIGIGVSNLIESKDLVKQQSLENIVL
- a CDS encoding S1 RNA-binding domain-containing protein, with translation MNKVISVKVSDIAPFGAFAIFELDGKQYKGLIHISEIANTFVNDINDFVKIGQDVEVLILELNDEKAQAKLSIKKVNA
- a CDS encoding glycerol-3-phosphate acyltransferase — its product is MLGIFIASIFGYLLGSVLWSVPITRWVKGVSIYEVGSNNPGATNTVRILGKRWGLAVALLDGFKVLITAAFAVGLSMIPNELFSKTSYFIPCIFVLIGHCWPIWYKFKGGKAVSCFLGLLVVVNYLYFLIFFIVWWIFAFKYRKVSLSSIIGTVTILLLMWIPWTYGVSHYSIFNGYDSFIGAWDNNIVFSFYNYLHKFSSEIHQQNFADGMLTGQIVIIIGMVILVIRHKTNIIKLKNKTEEPIYPKKEKNNKKGMHS
- a CDS encoding deoxyribonuclease IV; its protein translation is MEKPILGSHVGMSKANKHGEYLIGSVNEALSYGANTLMIYTGPPQNSKRTQTDKLHIEEFNKILAQNNIEKRNIIVHAPYIINISNPVNQTTWDFGVDFLKQEIQRCEDLGVNILVLHPGARLKGEYIDALNALIKGLNAVASVQKNVIIALETMSGKGTEVGLTLKDFKYVLDNVNEPSKVAVCLDTCHMHDAGYDFNDWNSIKKEIENTITKEKVVCFHLNDSKNPLLAHKDRHENIGYGFIGFDNLLSVLWDDDYIKVPKILETPYVEDKPPYKEEIDNLINKKFTKKVK